The DNA sequence CGTCGGCGAGCGCGATCGTGGCCCGCCGGTAGGCGACGACGAGGATCGACGTACCGGCGCCGGGGTCCTCGCCCCGGTCGGCGCCGCGCAGCGCGGCGAGGATGGCCGCCTCGACCCGTGGGTCGACCGCGCTCGTGGCGTCGTCGAGCACCAGCAGCCGGGGTCGGCCGGCCAGTGCCCGGGCCAGGGTGAGCCGCTGCCGCTGCCCGCCGGACAGCGACGTGCCGCGTTCGCCGACCCTGGTGTCCAGCGCCTCGGGCAGCCGGGCGACGAACCCGTCCGCCTCGGCCAGCCGCAGGGCCGCCCACACGTCCTCGTCGCCGATGTCGGCCCGGTCGAGCGAGATGTTGGCCCGTACGGTGTCGTCGAAGACGAACGGAACCTGGGCGACGAGCGCGACGGTGCCGGCGAGCGAGTCGCCGGCGAGATCGCGTACGTCGACGCCGTCGATGTCGACGGTGCCGGACGACGGGTCGACCAGCCGTACGGCGAGCGAGGCGATCGTCGACTTGCCGGAACCGGTCGGTCCCACCAGCGCCACGGTGCGGCCGGCCGGCACGGTGAACGACACGTCGCGCAGCACCGGCTGTCCCGGTCGGTCGTCGTCGCCGGTGGGATAGGCGTAGCCGACCCGGTCGAAGGTCAGGGTGGCCGGGGCGCCGCCCCGCCGGTCGAGTTCGGTGCGGCCGTACGCCATCTCGCCGGTGGCGTCGAGCACCCGCACGACCCGGTCCCAGCCGGCGACGCTGCGCGGCAGTTCGGCGAGCACCCAGCCGATGGCGCGTACGGGGAACGCCAGCACGGTGAACAGGAAGGCGACGCTGACCAGTTCGGCGACGGTGATCGCGCCCTGGCTGAGCCGGACGGCGCCGACCAGCAGGATCGCCAGGGTGCCGAGGCTGGGCAGGGTCTCCAGCAGCGGGTCGAAGACG is a window from the Polymorphospora rubra genome containing:
- a CDS encoding ABC transporter ATP-binding protein; this translates as MRILGYAIREQPRIFTVAVAGSLLFGLVTIASAYVVGAIIGDVAVPAVEGGRIDVTLLALGAATLFGISVLKVVGIFGRRLGAGFMQYRLQASYRRRVTRRYLDLPLSWHQRHATGTLLSNANSDVEAAWFPIAPLPFAVGTVLMLVTAMGSLFVTDWVLALVGLAIFPALFALNVVYSRRMAPKQARAQQLRAEVSAIAHESFDGALVVKTMGREAPETERFAGRAGELRDALIGVGRLRGVFDPLLETLPSLGTLAILLVGAVRLSQGAITVAELVSVAFLFTVLAFPVRAIGWVLAELPRSVAGWDRVVRVLDATGEMAYGRTELDRRGGAPATLTFDRVGYAYPTGDDDRPGQPVLRDVSFTVPAGRTVALVGPTGSGKSTIASLAVRLVDPSSGTVDIDGVDVRDLAGDSLAGTVALVAQVPFVFDDTVRANISLDRADIGDEDVWAALRLAEADGFVARLPEALDTRVGERGTSLSGGQRQRLTLARALAGRPRLLVLDDATSAVDPRVEAAILAALRGADRGEDPGAGTSILVVAYRRATIALADEVVYVEQGRVVARGSHQALLADVPGYASLVTAYERAEAEREREKPYESDDAASASPTAQRSEVTP